One Chitinophaga parva DNA segment encodes these proteins:
- a CDS encoding MFS transporter: protein MIADTNTLPYPVPSSPRTRATKAEVVIVSLATFIVFFQAFMVAPLLPELAHYFSSTVRKISFIEPVYLLGYGACTLVYAPLSDRYGRFPVIFLSLALFMIFSAGTAWVVNANQLILLRLLTGISAAGVAPTTISWISDRFPYTERGYALGIFFGCMAGGMALGSSTGALLAGIIGWQMLFVIVACSGAAVLLLQVCKRGSLFPDAPLSPAQAGVLKTFRAILQTPRAKGTYCFVFENGLFHSGVFSWLGVYFYNTYHLTERGIGLALLGYGIPGLLLGSRLGRMADRVGRRKIIPLGIALGGVTVLLLSCVPPLYMACILVAILSLSFDLTHPSLATIITSFNSKNAGGSTGLFAFFLFMGYGFGSLLFSLLASLGLLETLRIFGLIAMTAAVVAGKFFRREH from the coding sequence ATGATTGCCGATACCAACACATTACCATACCCCGTTCCATCTTCACCCCGTACCAGGGCTACAAAGGCCGAAGTAGTGATCGTTTCACTGGCCACCTTTATCGTTTTCTTCCAGGCGTTCATGGTAGCGCCCTTATTGCCGGAGCTGGCCCATTACTTTAGCAGCACTGTGCGGAAGATCAGTTTTATAGAACCGGTGTACCTGTTAGGCTATGGCGCATGCACGCTGGTGTACGCCCCGCTGAGCGACCGCTATGGCCGGTTCCCGGTCATCTTTTTGTCCCTGGCCCTTTTCATGATCTTCTCCGCCGGTACGGCCTGGGTAGTGAATGCAAACCAGCTCATCCTGCTACGGCTGCTCACCGGCATCAGTGCAGCGGGTGTGGCCCCCACCACCATCAGCTGGATCAGTGACCGTTTTCCTTATACGGAGCGGGGCTATGCATTGGGCATTTTCTTTGGCTGCATGGCAGGCGGCATGGCCCTGGGATCCAGCACGGGCGCGCTATTGGCGGGTATCATTGGTTGGCAGATGTTATTTGTTATAGTGGCTTGTTCAGGCGCAGCGGTGTTGCTGCTGCAGGTCTGCAAGCGGGGCAGCCTGTTCCCCGATGCACCGCTTTCTCCCGCACAGGCGGGCGTGCTAAAGACTTTCCGGGCCATCCTGCAAACACCGAGGGCAAAAGGTACCTATTGTTTTGTTTTTGAAAACGGCTTGTTTCATAGCGGGGTATTTTCCTGGCTGGGCGTTTATTTCTATAACACTTATCACTTAACGGAGCGGGGCATTGGCCTGGCATTGCTGGGGTATGGCATACCGGGGCTGCTGCTGGGCTCCCGGCTGGGGCGGATGGCTGACCGGGTGGGCAGGCGTAAGATCATCCCACTGGGCATCGCCCTGGGGGGCGTCACCGTGCTGCTGCTAAGCTGCGTGCCCCCGCTGTATATGGCGTGCATCCTGGTTGCCATTTTATCCCTGAGCTTTGATCTGACCCATCCCTCACTGGCTACGATCATCACGTCGTTTAACAGTAAAAACGCAGGTGGTTCCACCGGCCTGTTCGCCTTTTTTCTCTTTATGGGCTATGGTTTTGGCAGCCTGCTATTTAGCCTGCTGGCCTCGCTGGGGTTGTTGGAAACACTGCGCATCTTTGGTTTGATAGCAATGACAGCCGCTGTTGTAGCAGGAAAATTTTTCCGGCGGGAACACTAG
- a CDS encoding sensor histidine kinase has product MSETYQYHKTNFDVLFNHATIGIIVTDGQGRIVVANPYLLNQFGYTAPDIVGQPIEKLIPHRFHHRHTGHREKFQEHPKSRPMGASMELFAMRNDGSEFPVEVSLGAYGNEEGQFVIAFVSDISSRRRSEEALRQLNADLEKKVEERTQSLTEQMQEVQAKDVELQRTHSYLRSIWNFAGAVIIATNEQGLIQLFNPAAARMLGYSEEEAVGKLTPVVMLDPAELAVRRQQFAAELQQPITSDFDTLVAKARLNLPNEYEWQYVRKDGSHFPMQLSVSAIRDAEGQLTGFLAVGTDITGRKRAESDLRLALEKEKELNELKSRFVSLASHEFRTPLSTVLSSAYLISKYEKGEEQPQREKHLQRIVSSVNMLTDILNDFLSVGKIEEGKIQVRHAQFNVKEHVSNILAEMHGLVKKQQRVAVSHSGPEIMVLDPALLKHIVMNLVSNAIKFSPEGSTIRVSTTLTPSHFTLAVRDQGIGIAPEDQQHLFERFFRGGNVSNIQGTGLGLHIVARYAELLDGNVTCESTLGQGTTFTVTVLNHHHA; this is encoded by the coding sequence ATGAGCGAAACCTACCAGTATCACAAAACAAACTTCGACGTGTTATTTAACCACGCTACCATCGGCATTATTGTCACGGATGGGCAGGGGCGGATAGTTGTGGCCAACCCCTACCTGCTGAACCAGTTTGGCTACACTGCCCCGGATATCGTGGGGCAGCCTATAGAAAAGCTGATCCCCCACCGCTTTCACCACCGCCACACCGGCCACCGCGAAAAATTCCAGGAACATCCCAAAAGCCGGCCCATGGGCGCCAGCATGGAACTATTTGCCATGCGCAACGATGGGTCTGAATTCCCGGTGGAAGTGAGCCTGGGCGCGTATGGCAACGAGGAAGGCCAGTTTGTGATCGCCTTTGTGAGTGACATTTCCTCCCGCAGGCGTTCCGAAGAAGCCCTGCGCCAGTTGAACGCAGACCTGGAAAAGAAGGTAGAGGAGCGTACGCAGTCGCTCACGGAGCAAATGCAGGAAGTGCAGGCCAAAGACGTGGAACTGCAGCGGACCCACAGCTACCTGCGCAGCATCTGGAATTTTGCCGGTGCCGTCATTATTGCTACCAATGAACAAGGGCTTATCCAGCTTTTTAACCCGGCGGCAGCGCGCATGCTGGGTTACAGTGAGGAAGAAGCGGTGGGCAAACTCACCCCCGTGGTCATGCTGGATCCGGCGGAACTGGCGGTAAGACGCCAGCAATTTGCCGCAGAACTGCAACAGCCCATTACCTCGGACTTTGATACCCTGGTGGCAAAAGCCCGGCTTAACCTGCCCAACGAATACGAATGGCAATACGTCCGCAAAGACGGCAGCCATTTTCCCATGCAGCTCAGCGTGTCTGCCATCCGTGATGCGGAAGGCCAGCTGACAGGTTTCCTGGCGGTGGGCACGGATATTACAGGGCGCAAGCGCGCAGAAAGTGACCTGCGCCTTGCCCTGGAAAAAGAAAAAGAGCTCAATGAGTTGAAATCGCGCTTTGTGTCCCTGGCCTCCCACGAGTTCCGCACGCCCCTGAGCACTGTATTGTCTTCCGCCTACCTTATTTCCAAGTATGAAAAAGGGGAGGAACAGCCCCAGCGCGAAAAACACCTGCAGCGCATCGTTTCTTCCGTTAACATGCTCACGGATATCCTGAATGATTTCCTGTCCGTGGGCAAAATAGAGGAGGGAAAGATCCAGGTAAGACATGCCCAGTTCAATGTGAAAGAGCATGTAAGCAATATCCTGGCGGAGATGCATGGCCTGGTGAAAAAGCAACAGCGCGTGGCCGTTTCGCACAGCGGACCGGAGATCATGGTGCTGGACCCGGCATTGCTCAAGCACATCGTCATGAACCTGGTGTCCAATGCTATCAAGTTCTCTCCGGAAGGCAGTACCATCCGGGTAAGTACCACGCTCACCCCATCGCACTTTACACTGGCGGTGCGCGACCAGGGGATCGGCATTGCGCCGGAAGACCAGCAGCACCTGTTTGAGCGCTTCTTCCGGGGAGGCAATGTCTCCAATATACAAGGTACCGGGCTTGGCCTGCACATCGTAGCACGCTATGCGGAGCTGCTGGACGGTAACGTCACCTGTGAGAGCACGCTGGGCCAGGGAACTACCTTTACCGTCACTGTCTTAAATCATCACCACGCATAA
- a CDS encoding hemerythrin domain-containing protein, which translates to MGSNNELAGSSRQGQSRRVFLEWGFKAAIVPAVVGIGLSASCNNKEDEEDVTPPEDLMREHGVLNRVLLVYDHFLSMLSSGQSMDPGLLSAAAGIIRSFIEDYHEKQEEDYLFPRFEKAHQLTDLVTVLRQQHQAGRTITAQIMLLGKQPQISSEDDRRKLQGLLSSFNRMYRPHEAREDTVLFPALRKIVSKHEFDSLGEDFEKREHQLFGENGFETFVDKVSRIEQQLGIFELAQFTPRV; encoded by the coding sequence ATGGGATCTAATAATGAGCTTGCAGGAAGCAGCCGGCAGGGGCAGAGCCGGAGGGTCTTCCTTGAATGGGGCTTTAAAGCCGCCATCGTTCCGGCTGTTGTTGGTATAGGCCTCAGCGCCAGTTGTAATAACAAAGAGGACGAAGAAGACGTAACTCCCCCGGAAGACCTGATGCGGGAACACGGCGTGCTAAACCGGGTACTGCTGGTCTATGATCATTTCCTCTCCATGCTGTCATCCGGGCAAAGCATGGACCCCGGGCTACTTTCCGCTGCCGCTGGCATTATCCGTTCCTTTATTGAAGATTACCATGAAAAGCAGGAGGAAGATTACCTGTTTCCCCGTTTTGAAAAGGCGCACCAGCTCACAGACCTGGTAACGGTCTTGCGCCAGCAGCACCAGGCGGGGCGCACTATTACCGCGCAGATCATGTTGTTGGGAAAACAGCCGCAGATCAGCAGCGAAGATGACCGGCGTAAATTACAGGGGTTGTTATCTTCCTTTAACCGCATGTACCGCCCGCACGAGGCCCGGGAAGACACCGTGCTTTTTCCGGCCTTGCGCAAGATCGTGAGCAAACACGAATTTGACAGCCTGGGCGAAGATTTTGAAAAGCGGGAGCACCAGCTTTTTGGCGAAAATGGTTTTGAAACGTTTGTAGATAAAGTATCCCGGATAGAGCAGCAGCTGGGCATATTTGAACTGGCACAGTTTACGCCCAGGGTTTAA
- a CDS encoding aminotransferase-like domain-containing protein, which translates to MKTYKFEIFTATIEKNIREGIFKPGHKLPSVRELKAQYKTSISTIQNGYEHLVILGLVESVPKSGYYVSNRPEVVKQAPKPRLRPVVRDAIFKHHLGLTTSLRAGRKLSEFNVAAPGDLLMPQKLLLRTMQQVIREQGAGLLHYYPSNGGATLKASIVKRAAAHQSILHPDELVVTDGALQALYIALTAVCNAGDVVAVESPCVFSALEVIRVLQLKVIEIPVDPLTGFDVDFLKKACHNTPVKAVIITPNFHNPTGLSLTQEQQLALLSIAQQHHIAVIENDIYGDLHFHGPRPSTIRRFDDSGLVLTYASYAKTLAPGIRLGWLSAGKFMQRAEQVKFALGSTVSPLYQETVNKLLAGSSYDRHVRAFRMQLARNAHFAIHLLSAHFPKKTAIITPAGGYNLWVKLPEHVDMTHFYAQCEKIGIRFTPGSTFSFSGTFDKHFRLVFADKFFPKKIEAIKLLGKRLR; encoded by the coding sequence GTGAAGACATATAAATTTGAAATATTTACCGCCACCATAGAGAAAAATATCCGGGAAGGCATCTTCAAACCAGGGCACAAACTGCCTTCTGTGCGGGAGTTAAAAGCACAATATAAAACCAGCATCAGCACTATACAAAATGGTTATGAGCACCTGGTCATCCTGGGATTGGTGGAAAGCGTGCCCAAGTCCGGCTACTACGTAAGCAACCGGCCGGAGGTGGTGAAACAAGCACCCAAGCCCCGTCTCCGGCCCGTGGTGAGGGATGCTATTTTCAAACACCATCTTGGCCTTACCACCTCGTTGCGGGCCGGGCGTAAACTCTCGGAATTTAATGTAGCCGCCCCCGGCGACCTGCTCATGCCGCAAAAGCTGCTGCTGCGCACCATGCAGCAAGTGATCAGGGAGCAAGGCGCCGGCTTATTGCATTACTATCCTTCAAATGGGGGTGCCACGCTAAAGGCCAGTATCGTGAAACGGGCGGCTGCGCATCAAAGCATTCTCCACCCGGATGAACTGGTGGTCACGGATGGCGCGCTCCAGGCGCTATACATAGCACTGACCGCGGTATGCAATGCCGGCGACGTGGTAGCCGTGGAAAGCCCCTGCGTATTTTCTGCCCTGGAAGTGATCCGGGTACTGCAGCTGAAAGTAATAGAGATCCCGGTAGACCCGCTGACCGGTTTTGACGTGGATTTCCTGAAGAAAGCCTGCCATAACACGCCGGTAAAAGCGGTGATCATAACGCCTAACTTCCACAACCCCACCGGGCTGTCGCTCACGCAGGAACAGCAACTGGCATTGTTATCCATCGCTCAGCAGCACCACATTGCGGTGATAGAAAACGATATTTATGGAGACCTGCACTTCCATGGCCCCCGGCCGTCCACCATCAGGAGGTTTGACGACAGTGGCCTGGTGCTCACCTACGCATCCTATGCTAAAACCCTGGCCCCTGGCATACGACTGGGCTGGCTGTCCGCGGGAAAATTCATGCAACGCGCGGAGCAGGTTAAGTTTGCGCTGGGCAGCACCGTGTCTCCCTTGTACCAGGAAACCGTAAACAAACTGCTGGCTGGCAGCAGCTACGACCGGCACGTGCGGGCCTTCCGCATGCAACTGGCCAGGAACGCCCATTTTGCCATCCATTTATTATCAGCGCACTTTCCTAAAAAAACGGCGATCATCACGCCCGCCGGCGGCTATAACCTCTGGGTGAAATTGCCTGAACACGTAGATATGACGCACTTCTACGCGCAATGTGAAAAGATAGGGATACGGTTTACCCCAGGATCCACGTTTTCCTTTTCCGGCACCTTTGACAAGCATTTCAGGCTGGTATTTGCCGATAAATTCTTTCCCAAAAAGATAGAAGCCATTAAGCTGCTGGGCAAGCGCTTGCGGTAA
- a CDS encoding response regulator codes for MATILLIEDNDDIRENTAEILQMANYKVFTAENGKTGVQLALEHKPDLVICDITMPVLDGYGVLHLLHKNETMQNMPFIFLTARAERTDMRRGMDLGADDYITKPFDATELLNAIEGRLKKSARLKQESAPGINGLSDLMATVSGKDLLEALREDRNVNRYKKKQIVYTEGNHPSNLFYVMKGKVKTYRRNDDGKELITGLFGEGEFLGYVPMLEGSVYRDQAEAMDDTELAIIPRSDFEALALHNPEVMQKLIRILTRNIMDKEEQLLGIAYNSLRKKVADALLTLYKKYNPSNQATFSLDVSRDNLAAVAGVAKESLIRTLGDFRDEQLVTIKEGCIFLTDVPRLERMMN; via the coding sequence ATGGCAACCATCTTACTTATTGAAGACAACGACGATATCCGCGAGAATACCGCAGAAATACTGCAAATGGCCAACTACAAAGTGTTCACGGCGGAAAATGGCAAGACCGGAGTGCAACTGGCGCTGGAACACAAGCCAGACCTGGTGATCTGCGACATTACCATGCCGGTGCTGGATGGCTATGGGGTACTGCACCTGCTGCATAAAAATGAAACCATGCAGAACATGCCTTTCATCTTTCTAACGGCCAGGGCTGAACGAACTGATATGCGCCGGGGAATGGACCTGGGAGCGGATGATTACATCACCAAACCCTTTGACGCCACAGAGCTGCTGAACGCGATTGAAGGCCGGCTGAAAAAATCGGCCCGGCTGAAACAGGAGAGCGCCCCTGGCATCAATGGCCTCAGTGACCTGATGGCTACCGTGTCCGGCAAGGACCTGCTGGAGGCGCTGCGGGAAGACCGTAACGTGAACCGCTATAAGAAAAAACAGATCGTGTATACGGAAGGCAATCACCCTTCCAACCTTTTTTACGTGATGAAGGGTAAGGTGAAAACCTACCGGCGCAATGATGATGGCAAGGAGTTGATCACCGGGCTTTTTGGCGAAGGAGAGTTCCTGGGCTACGTGCCCATGCTGGAGGGCAGCGTGTACCGCGACCAGGCAGAAGCCATGGATGATACAGAGCTGGCCATCATTCCCCGCAGTGATTTTGAAGCACTGGCCCTGCATAACCCCGAAGTGATGCAGAAACTGATCCGTATCCTCACCCGCAACATCATGGATAAGGAAGAGCAACTGCTGGGCATCGCCTACAACTCTTTGCGGAAGAAGGTAGCGGATGCGCTGCTCACCCTGTATAAAAAATACAACCCCAGTAACCAGGCCACCTTCAGCCTGGATGTGAGCCGCGATAACCTGGCGGCAGTGGCCGGCGTGGCAAAGGAATCCCTCATCCGCACCCTGGGCGATTTCCGGGATGAACAACTGGTGACCATCAAGGAAGGATGTATTTTTCTCACAGACGTGCCCCGGCTGGAGCGTATGATGAATTAA
- a CDS encoding N-acetyltransferase gives MNIITKFTLSSQPGLDVLHLLTQALAREKFAALLPRRTLDEYIARCFSKAALIAETNSMSNQWLVVYADDNPAGYARITSKGKRPQVLEGKQAVRIADFGILSSYTDLAVSNSLFEKCMAVCQPYEGIWINEYTANPLINFFESKGFIRQPDVLPLGELPLASVCLTA, from the coding sequence ATGAACATTATCACCAAATTTACACTAAGCTCTCAACCGGGATTGGATGTGCTCCACCTGCTGACCCAGGCACTGGCCCGGGAAAAATTTGCCGCGCTCCTCCCCCGGAGAACACTGGATGAGTACATTGCCCGTTGCTTCAGCAAAGCGGCGCTGATAGCAGAAACCAACAGCATGTCCAATCAATGGCTGGTGGTATATGCGGACGATAACCCGGCAGGTTATGCGCGCATCACTTCCAAAGGTAAAAGGCCGCAGGTGCTGGAAGGAAAACAGGCCGTGCGCATTGCGGATTTCGGAATACTGTCATCCTATACAGACCTGGCCGTGAGCAACTCCCTGTTTGAAAAATGCATGGCCGTGTGCCAGCCTTATGAAGGTATCTGGATCAATGAGTATACGGCTAATCCTTTGATCAATTTTTTTGAAAGTAAAGGCTTCATCCGGCAGCCGGATGTGCTACCGCTGGGCGAATTACCCCTTGCATCCGTGTGCCTTACCGCGTAG
- a CDS encoding pyridoxamine 5'-phosphate oxidase family protein — protein MLGILTDQEIEDVLLRNVTGRIGCNDGQRTYVVPVSYVYNNKYVIAHSREGLKIDIMRKHPRVCFEVDEMQDLANWRSVIAWGQYEEVTDERERYYAMKFLVSRLLHLQVSETARLPHEAGDDLTHDQRPDVLRPIVYRIRIEERTGRFEKPDQIPGK, from the coding sequence ATGCTGGGCATATTAACAGATCAAGAAATAGAAGACGTGCTGCTGCGCAATGTTACCGGGCGTATTGGCTGCAACGACGGCCAGCGCACGTATGTAGTGCCCGTCAGCTATGTTTACAACAATAAATATGTGATCGCCCATTCCCGCGAGGGATTGAAGATAGACATCATGCGGAAGCACCCACGGGTGTGTTTTGAAGTGGACGAAATGCAGGACCTGGCAAACTGGCGCAGCGTTATTGCCTGGGGCCAGTACGAAGAAGTGACGGATGAAAGGGAACGTTACTACGCCATGAAATTCCTGGTAAGCCGCCTGCTCCATTTGCAGGTGAGCGAAACAGCCCGCCTGCCACACGAAGCCGGTGATGACCTTACCCATGACCAGCGGCCGGATGTACTGCGCCCCATTGTGTACCGCATCCGCATCGAGGAGAGGACCGGCCGTTTTGAAAAGCCGGATCAAATTCCCGGTAAATAA
- a CDS encoding chromate transporter gives MGNNEASQAQRLKEVAFSTFKLGCIGFGGIAGMVATIENEMVVKRKWIDHQHFMDVLATSYIIPGPNAVEVIMHCGKERAGRLGLIVAGARKSNRLRIFLDGLSAASVSIIAVVGLHLAVSAGKTGEPRSSWAPAWLLLLRGKS, from the coding sequence ATGGGAAACAATGAAGCATCACAAGCACAAAGGCTGAAAGAAGTAGCCTTTTCAACTTTTAAACTGGGCTGTATCGGGTTTGGCGGCATTGCCGGCATGGTGGCCACGATTGAAAATGAAATGGTGGTAAAGCGGAAGTGGATAGACCACCAGCATTTCATGGATGTACTTGCCACGTCTTACATCATTCCCGGCCCCAATGCCGTGGAGGTGATCATGCACTGTGGTAAGGAGCGGGCGGGACGCCTGGGGCTCATTGTGGCCGGCGCGCGGAAAAGCAACCGCCTGCGTATTTTCCTGGACGGGCTCAGTGCCGCATCGGTATCCATCATCGCAGTAGTGGGCCTGCACCTGGCCGTATCTGCGGGGAAAACTGGAGAACCGCGGTCATCCTGGGCGCCTGCCTGGCTATTACTTTTACGTGGAAAAAGCTGA